Genomic segment of Vallitalea longa:
TTTGGCATGTGGTTCAAGTATATATGATAAATATGAGTATTGTGATAACTGTAAAAAGTATAAGAAAAAGAAAAAAATATTCGATATACCTAAACCAAATGGAAAAGGTTTCTTTGATGAACTAGAGACGTTAGTTAATAATCTGAACATGAGTATATTTCTAGAAGAAATTATTGATAAGTATAAAAATGACAGGTTAAAAACAGGTGAATATTATGAATGCTATCTGATATATTGTGAAAGCTGTAGATCAGCATCATTTAAATTCAAACTATATGAGAAGAACAAAAAAGGTAAAGTTGTTGAGAATGATGATTTCAAATACACTATTGATGTTAATTATGATTTTGTGAGAAATTATATTAAGAAGGACGCAGCTTAAATTAAAATATCAAATAACTATAATAAATACTACAGCTTAAGATTAATTACGATGTTGCTTTTGCTGTAGTATTTCTTTATCTAGATGTTTCAAAAAACTCCCTTCTCTAACCAAGTATTATGTTTTTGGATATTTCATTTAGATATGATGACTATATTCGACAATATCTCTTATTGATAATAGGTATTTTAAGGTATAGAATATTTGTAGGTGTGGATGGATTAGTATATATTATTTAATATAAAGAGAGGGAGAACAAATAGAATGAAGATCATTGAGTTTAGTACAGTAACAAATAAAATGAAAAAGATGATGATTCAAGATTTGGAATATTTGTATAGTAAATTGCTCATTAATGAAAACTTTGGGCAAATAGAAAATTTACTAGGAAGCAAAATAGAAAATTGGATGAAAAACAAAACAATAAATGGTGCCATTTGTATGAAGAATGAAAAAATGGTAGGATTTCTGTTTGCTGAACTGAAGAACGGTGAGCAGAAAAGACAAGCTTGGGTTCCGAGTTTTGGAATAGCAACTTTTGGTGAAGACAATGATAAAATTCTATATGAGTTATATAAGCATTGTTCTAGTCAATGGGTTGAATTAGGATACTATGAGCATGTAATAGAGACATTAGACATAGATAATCAAGTGTTGAGTTTGCAAATGTTGGGATTTGCATTTCAACAAGTTCATGGGTTGTTAAAACTCTCTAACTATAAGGAGGGTGAATCTGATGCAAAAATATCAATAAGGTCTTTCAGGAAAAATGATTCTGATATTTTAAGAGATATGGCTGACATTATATATAAATATCAAATTGCTTCACCAGTATATGCTCCACTCCAAGTAGAGACTATAAAGAGGATTAGAGATGGTTATGCTAGCCTAGTAAATGATGATGAAGTAATGTTATATATATCTGAAACAGATAGACCAGTTGCATTTCAAGCTCTATGGGAAGATGATTATGGATATCTAGTACCAGAAAAATGTGTAGAGCTGTCAATAGCAGGTACGTATGCAGATGTCTCACATAGTGGAGTTGGAACAAAATTGATGAATTATGTTGTAAAGGACTTAATATTAAAAGGGTATAAATGGTTATCAGCGGATTGGAGAATTACAAATATAAGCGCAAGACGTTTTTGGAATACAAAATGTGGATTCAATATAACTAAATATAGAATGATAAGGACAATTGATTCTGATAACAATTAGAAGATTATATTAACAAACAAATATTAATGAAGAATATCTAATTATGTACGATTTCAATAAAAATACAGTAATAGAAGGTTAACAAAAAAGAAAGTCGAAAGAAAATTTATGAAATAGTTGTATAGGAGTGATATAATGGCTATAACTTTATTACAAGAAGCATTAATGTATTCCGTTTATTTTGCACCAAGAGGTAGAAAAAGACTATTGAATCTTGGACATCAGATATCACAGAGATATTTAAGTCCGTTAGATAATCTTGTAGGTGTTATAGGGGATGCAGGAGCAGGAAAATCAGTATTCATCAAAGGAATGTTTCCAGGACTGGAACTCACTAATGATGATGATGGAGTTAATGTAAGACCGTTACCTTTACTAGATGGGGCAGACACAGGTTTTTTTAGCAGTCATACTTATCATATTGATGTTAGGTTCGAGTCGGCATTCACACAGATGTATATGTTAGCTGATGCTGTAAAAGAAGCAATCAACAATGGTAAAAGAGTTATTGTTGAACATTTTGAATTGATGTATCCTTATCTGAAAATGAATGCTGATATAATTATAGGTATTGGAGAAGAAGTTATTGTGACAAGACCTAGTATATTTGGTCCTTGCCCAAATGATATAGCCGAGATAGTACAGAAATCCATCAAATACAGAAGAATGGCTCATACTGCTGAAGATCTTACTGGATATGTATTAGAGAAACAATTCGGTTTTGAACATATAGAAGGACATAATGATGTAAAACATGGTTTCGTATTGGAATTTGACAGTGAGCCAAAAATTGATATACAAGATTTAGAAGATAGAACAAAAGAATTAATTAAGAAAGGTCTTGACGTCTGTTATGTTGATGATAATCATATATCGATAGATAACGATAAATTTGAATGTACAGGTCCAAGAATACATCTTAAGAATACTTCTGATATTGAACATTTCCATTTAGTCAAGGAATTAAAATATAATCCAATGACTAATAGCTATGCTCTAATAGGAATCATAGGTATTGAAGAAAAGATTAATATCAGCGAATTGAACAGTCTTAAACATCATATGTAATTTAATTAAAAAAATACTTGTAATGGAATTTATTTCATGATATTATATAAAAGTAGTAATTATCAAAAAAGGAGGTCGTAAAATGTTATTAATCAATAAAATCAACGGGCAATACAAACAAATTAATACAATTGAAAATTATGACCTGCACATAATAGGTAATTTCTATTTATAACATTTTGATGAGTTATATTATGCTGTAGGTAAAATCCTGCAGTTTTTATATATTAATATTGTGTAAAAATACTGTAGTTAATACTACAGTTTTTTTATTATATTATAGCTGTAGAATACTACAGCTTATTTTTTTCCATTTTTTTAATAAGAAGGGGGTACAACAATGGATGAAATTAAAATCGTAAAATATAATCATTCTTATGCAGAGAAAGTAGCTGATATGTGGAACAAAAGTGGCGCAAACTGGGGAGGAGAGCAAACAGTAACTACCGCGGAAGGCGTTATAAACGATAATGAGAAAATGGGTAATATATGTGCGTTTTTAGCTCTTGATGGAGATGAAGTTGTAGGTTATTGCAGTTTCTCACAATATCGACATGATGAAGGTGCATCTTACATACCATTACTTAATGTTAGAACAGATCATATAGGCAAGAAAATAGGTAAGACATTAGTAAAAGAATGTGTTAAGATGGCTATGGATGCAAAATGGCCAAGACTTGATCTATATACTTGGCAGGGGAATGATAAAGCAGTACCTGTATACAAGAAATGTGGGTTCTTCTGGGAAAATAGAGACGGAAGCACTCACCTAATGAATTTTTTACCATATGTAATGCGTACCGAAGCTGTCAAAGATTACTTCAATACAATGGATTGGTATGATGACAATGTTAGAGAAATCAAGATTGAAAGTGATGGAAGAATTGAAGGTGACTTCGAATATTATGAATACATGTGGCAAAAAGAGGATGTTACTCTCAAAATGGAATTCGAGAGAAACGGAAGAGGATTGACATGTATAGAAACAAATGATTATATAATTAGAGCAAGAGTCAACAAAAAAGAATTAGTCATTGGAAAAAATTACGAAGTCAAATATGAATTAGTTAACAAAACAGGCAAAGAACTTGATATTAGAATCAAAGGGACTACAGACAAAAACATAACTAATAATACTGAATATACAGGATCAATAAAAAATAAAGAAATAATTAGTGGCGGATTTTTTGTTGATACTATTGATGAAGAACAAGATAAATACAGAAGTCACCCTTGTGTTGCAGCAATTATCACTATCAATGGCAAAGATGCTTTGTTTAGAGTAGGAATATATCCTAATAATCCAATAAAAATGGCTATAGCCAATAAGGAAGAGCAAAAATATTTAAATAAATCAAATGTATGTTATATTAATATTGAGAATAACTTT
This window contains:
- a CDS encoding GNAT family N-acetyltransferase, whose protein sequence is MKIIEFSTVTNKMKKMMIQDLEYLYSKLLINENFGQIENLLGSKIENWMKNKTINGAICMKNEKMVGFLFAELKNGEQKRQAWVPSFGIATFGEDNDKILYELYKHCSSQWVELGYYEHVIETLDIDNQVLSLQMLGFAFQQVHGLLKLSNYKEGESDAKISIRSFRKNDSDILRDMADIIYKYQIASPVYAPLQVETIKRIRDGYASLVNDDEVMLYISETDRPVAFQALWEDDYGYLVPEKCVELSIAGTYADVSHSGVGTKLMNYVVKDLILKGYKWLSADWRITNISARRFWNTKCGFNITKYRMIRTIDSDNN
- a CDS encoding alanine-tRNA synthetase second additional domain-containing protein, whose protein sequence is MAITLLQEALMYSVYFAPRGRKRLLNLGHQISQRYLSPLDNLVGVIGDAGAGKSVFIKGMFPGLELTNDDDGVNVRPLPLLDGADTGFFSSHTYHIDVRFESAFTQMYMLADAVKEAINNGKRVIVEHFELMYPYLKMNADIIIGIGEEVIVTRPSIFGPCPNDIAEIVQKSIKYRRMAHTAEDLTGYVLEKQFGFEHIEGHNDVKHGFVLEFDSEPKIDIQDLEDRTKELIKKGLDVCYVDDNHISIDNDKFECTGPRIHLKNTSDIEHFHLVKELKYNPMTNSYALIGIIGIEEKINISELNSLKHHM